A window of Candidatus Nitrospira allomarina genomic DNA:
GAACTCACTCAATCCTCATTGGCAGCTCTCAAGCAATGGACGTTTTTACCTCAAATGAATGGAGATGAACCAATCGATGGTGAAGTCTCACTCCGTATTCACTTTCGTACTCAGTAAATTATTTCTGATCCATATAGGCACTAAGCGGGGGGCAGAATAGTTTTTTCAAGATGTTTTGGCCTTGCTATCCAATGGGGTTATAGAACCCTGAGCAGGGCTTCTGTCTTCCTTCTGCAATAATCCTCCCATTTATCGAATAGACATTTTTTACGCAAAAGCATAGGATATTCTCTTCACTTTGTGGATGGTTGGTGACTTCCATTCGATTGAGGGAGGGAATCATTGATTCTCTTTGGCGTTTTTCCTCGTGCTTTTACGCATGGTTCCTGTAGCCCTGCTGCCTGTCCTGCCTTTCTTTTCTGTTCCTTTCTCGGTGATTGATGGTTCCTGCTCAGCAAAGAATCCTAAAAATCGTTCTGATGGTGACAGTGTTGATCCTGTCCCTTAGCGTTTTTGTGCTTATTGGGCTTTATTCTGAAGCCGTCGAAGATGAAAAAAATCGACTGACTCATTTGACCAGCATATACGTTCATTACTTGGAAGGCATGACTCAATTGACTCCCGGGTGGGACGAAGGGGCAATGCCTCAAGAATTCTTCGCAAATCGCATTCAACAGGAATTTGATTCTCTGAGGGATCAACATCACTTTGGGCAAACAGGGGAGGTGCTTCTAGTTCGCCGGCATGAAAATGGAGGGCAGAGGTCTTCCCAATTTCAACTGGATTTATCCGTCGATAGCAGGCCGCAAATTTTGCCTGATAGTCGAGGGAACAGGGTCTTACTAGCCTATCAACCCCTTAAAGGTCTTCCTCTGGGAGTGATAGCGAAAATTAATATTCAGGAAATCCAATTTCTCTATTTTCTTGGTGGAGGAGCCATTGGAATACTGGAAGTAGGGTTCATGATGGTGGTCGGATTTATCCTGGTTCAAGGTAAAAATGCTAGTAGGCAGCAATGGCCTAAAGATCGAGAAAAAATCCGAGGAGTCGTAGTGAGTGAGGGAGAGGGAATTGTGACTTTCAATGAATATGGAAAGATCGAAACATTTAATGAAACGGCGGAAGCCATGTTTTTTTGGCAAGCCTCAGAGGTAATAGGCAGGCCCTTTAGAAGTCTGGTTGTTCCTCCGGAACAGGACGTGTGGGACCTATTTGTTGTGTCCTATGGGCAATTGACCGTAGAGCGTATTGGTGGTTTGCGGAAGGAATTCAAGGCCCAAAAAAAAGATGGAACAGTTTTTCCTCTGTCGTTGACCTTGAGCGAGTCGCCGCTAGCGGGCCAGCGCCTGTTCACAGCGTTATTACGGGATGAGACAGAACAAAAACTAGCTGAACGCCGGTTAGCCGCCCAATATGCCATCGCCAGGGTGTTGGCCGATTGCACGACCATTCAACAAGCCACTCCTGAAATTCTTCAGGCGGTCTGTAAAAGTTTAGGATGGCAAGTGGGGGTACTCTGGCAAGTGAAGCCTGGGACCAAAATCCTGTTTTGTGTGGAAGTGTGGCGAACCTCCCATGAACGGTTTTCTGAATTTGTTACTGTGACGCAAAGTATGTCCTTTTCGAAGGGAGTTGGCCTGCCTGGAAGGATCTGGGAGACAGGTACCCCGATATGGATTCCTGATGCGGTCAAGGACCCTAATTTTCCTCGTGCACCAATGGCCGCTCAGGCAGGATTACATGCGGCATTTGCCTTTCCTATCAGGCTAGGCGAGACAATTCTTGGAGTAATGGAGTTTTTTAGCCGGGAAATCCAGGAGCCTGATGAGCCCTTGTTGCACCAAATGGTGTCTGTTGGAAGCCAGATTGGGCAGTTTATGCAACGAAAAGAGGCAGAGATGGCTCTACGGGAAAGTGAAGAACGAACACGGCTCATTTTGGACACGGCCCTTGATGCGGTGGTCACCCTAGATGAGCTTGGCTATGTTATTGGGTGGAACTCACAGGCGGAACGCATGTTTGGATGGTCCAGGGAAGAAATCATTGGGCAACAAGTGGTAACTACTATAATCCCACCGAAATACCGGGAGGCCTATCCACAGGGAATTCAACACTATATCACGTCAGAAGTCAGTGCAATATTAAATAAACGGATTGAATTGTCCGGGTTGCATCGTGATGGCCATGAGTTTCCCCTGGAATTGGCGATTTCGGCTGTTCAATCACAAGGGAAAACAATTGTGAGTGGGTTTCTCCGCGATTTAACCGAGCGACGACAGACAGAAGAAGCCTTGTTGAAAAGTGAAGAGCAGCGTCGTCAAGCCCAAAAAATGGAGGCGATAGGGACCTTGGCCGGTGGGATTGCCCATGATTTTAATAATATCTTATCGGCCATAATAGGGTATACCGAACTGGCCATGACTCAAATTGGGGTGGGAAGCCCGGTTTTGCCCCGATTGCAAGAAGTCTTACGAGCAGGTTATCGCGCCAAAAATCTTGTTCGGCAAATCTTAACTTTCAGCCGGCGAGATGAATCTGGGAAAAAAGTGATGCATTTACAGCCGATTGTGCGGGAAGCGTTGAACCTCCTTCGTGCTTCTCTTCCGTCTACAATTTCCCTACATGCAGAACTCCAACCAAGCACTGCGCCGGTTCTGGCTGATGCGACTCAAATCCATCAGGTGGTCATGAATTTGGGGGCTAATGCAGAATATGCCATGCGGCCGATGGGCGGAAGGTTGATGGTCACATTAGAAGAAGTAGCGGTTGATGAAACGACAGCATCTCTTGTTCAAGGGTTGCATGCGGGGCTTTATATCCGTCTAAATGTTACTGATTCCGGGCAAGGGATGTCACCGAGTGTTACGAAACGAATTTTTGATCCGTTTTTTACTACCAAGGATGTTGGAGAAGGCACGGGGATGGGATTGGCCGTTATTCATGGGGTCGTGACGAGTCATGGAGGAGTGATTCGGGTCGATAGTCGGAAAGGACAGGGCACGACCTTTACCATTTACTTCCCTTGTTCCTCTCTCCCAGTCGAAGTTCAGCAGGTTCAATCAACGTTTTCTTCCAATTGTAAGAAGGGAACAGTGATTTTTGTGGATGATGAGGTATCTATTGCTAAATGGGCCAAGGATATGTTGGAAAATATGGGCTACCGGGTTGTCGTATTTACCAACGGTCCTGAAGCGCTGCAGGCATTTAAAGAGAATCCTGATCAATTTGATGTACTTGTAACGGATCAAACCATGCCAGGCATGACGGGAGAATTTCTGGCTCGTCAAGTAATGAGCATTCGTCCTGGGTTTCCCGTTATTTTGTGTTCAGGGTTTAGTTACACCATGAATAAAGATAAAGCCTTGTCGATGGGTTTCCGAGCCTATTTAGCCAAGCCGGTGTTAATGGGCGATATGGAGCAAGCGCTTCAAGTTGCGTTGACTCCTTCCCTCCCTCATTGAGCCAAGGGATCCAATCCTTTTTTTCATTTTTCCCCGTGCCAATATTATTTGGCAGTTTATCTGATTTTTTCGAGGTTTTTTATTTCCGTAATAACGGAGCATTAAGGGATCTGAATAGATTGATTCATCCTATGTTATGACTCTCAACTCAAATATTTCCGGTATCACAATCGGGAAGATTAGGAACGCAAGTCTGGAGAATCCCTGGTAAAAGCTGCGTGAGGAGGATAATTTTGATCTCCTGCCACGGGATAGGGATTATCTTGGTATTTCAGATTGCCCTGAGGCATCTTCAACATTATTTTTTCCTCTCTTTGACTCTAATTTTAAAGTCCATTATCTATTAGGCCTTTTGGGGCATTCATTCCAAATTTGTCGTGTTGGTTGACAGTTTCTGAGGCTGTTTTATTGATTATCAGAAACTTCGCTTTAGATGGTGGTGGACTTCCATGGGCTATCCCCCAAAGCGTCGAAGTATTTGTCAAAAGAGGAAAAAGAGGGCTGATTTAACGTCTTCCTCGTATGGACTAGGTGGGAGAAGAAATTCAAGACAAGCAAGGGAAATTGATGAAAATGGGGCGTCGTGTGTGACCGGTTTACCAATTGCATATTGCATATAAGGTGGGGTGGCGGAATTCCATCAATAGAGAAACGTAGTTTCAGAAGGAGATTGCGAAATGGGTGAATTTTTTTTCAAAGAGCATGGGGCGGCAGCGATGGAATATGCCTTACTTCTGAGTTTAATCGGTATGATCGTTATCGGAATTTTTCAGGCGCTAGGCTCCAATCTGTTTGATGGGCTTTCGGCGCTAGACCATGTTTTTGTATCGACTCAATTTAAGGATGACCTGTTGCATCACCCATAGGTAGAAAGCTCCTACCATTTCTTAGCACCCTGCTCGCTAGGGTTGTACCTCCCATCTGTTTCTCTTCACTTTGATTTAAAAAAATCTGATTTAATTCGCCATTATTTCGGGAAACGGGTTTTGGAATTGTTTGGAGGTGGTTATGCACCTTCTTCTCCTCAAATCTGTACATGGGATCAAATAGTCCGCTAAAAATGGGACTGTCACCTTTAAATCTTAAGTCCCGGTGGTGCTTTGCCGAAAAAATGAGAAAAAGAAGGGAGTTTAGATATGTTTGTACGATTTCTTGGGATTCTTATGATGTGTGCGACATGGGGCTGTGAATCGCTTTCAATGACCCATCAGTCTGCGGATGTTTTGACGCCCGGGCCACCCCCGGCCACTTTGACCTCTCTTTCGCCAAGGGAAACTGAAGACTCCTCGTCACTTGCCCAACGCATGAGCATTCCTCAAGGCCCGAAGACGGGAATAACTCAGGAAAAGTCCCAAGTAGATCCTTTCCCCACTGTGTATTTTCCATTCGATAGTTGGGAGATTTCATCAGATGTTCAAGATCGTCTGGATGCCACGGCTAGTTGGATGAACCGCTTTCCCAATTATGAGCTCATAATTGAGGGGCATACGGATGTACGTGGAACAGAAAGTTATAATATGGTTCTGGGGGTAAGACGAGCAAAAGCCGTCAAAGAATATCTGGCCAATTTAGGAATTTCACGCAAACGTCTTGATGTGGTTTCCTTTGGGAATACCTTGGTTCTGTGTGAAGTCGATGACGAACATCAATGCCATCAATTTAACCGACGTGCTGACTTGCTTCTGGAGTAAAACTTTTCCTACTGGAAAATGCCTCCCCTTAGTCGAAATGCGTGAGTTTGACTTTTTGTAAAATTCCCATTTAATAGGTCCTCCAGTCCTTCTTCCTGGATTTTCCGGATCCAAATCAGTTCTTAAGAACTCAATTTGTAAATCTTATACGTATGTGTTGGGTATGGCATCGAGTCATTCTTGATGAGGGGATGTCTTGAGTTGCTTTCCCGGTTTTCTCCTCGTAATTGACAATCTTTTACCGATATGTTATTTGCAATAAACTTGCAATAAGGAATCTAAAGACCAGACTTACATCTTTTGTTGAAATTGGAACCTAGCATCAAAAAAGATCTGCGAGCTACAGGGCGACGCATGACCCGTACACGCCAAGCGGTTCTGGCATTACTGCAAAGGACTCGCCAGCCAATAAGTGCCACGGAAATTTTTGAACAATTGCACCAGGAAAAAGTGGCAATTGATCTAGTGACCGTGTACCGAACCTTGCATGTGCTGAAAGATTTAGGTCTTGTTCTCCAATTGGACCTTCACCAGGAAGGTCTCGCCAGATATGAACTGAAGGAGGGGCGGGAACATCACCATCATATTCGTTGCCAGATCTGTGGTCAGATCGAGGATTTGTTGTTATGCCCGTTAAAAAAAGTCACAAAATTGATTGAACAACGGACCCAATTTATCGTGGATGATCATACATTGGAATTCACGGGATTGTGTCCACAATGCCAATAAGATGATTAAAACTCTTGGACCGAGGCTTTCAAAAGCCGGCTCTATCGCTTCTCTGGTATGTGCTGTGCACTGTGCGGTGACGCCTTTGGCATTGCTTGCCCTTCCCGTCATTGCCGCACATTCCTGGGATGGTCTTGATGGAATAATAGGAGCCTTTTGGGCCGATACTACTGAATGGATGTTTTTGGGAGTAATAGCCTTATTGGCAGGCTTTGGATTATTGGCGACCTATCCTAGGCATCGCGATAGCCGTCCTGCCCTTTTGACTGCTTGCGGACTTGTGGTGTTAATGACCGCTCATCTCCTGATCGAATCAGGCGGTGGGTTAGAGATTATTCTAGATGTAACCGGAGCCTCTATGATCGCAATGGCTGG
This region includes:
- a CDS encoding Flp family type IVb pilin; this translates as MGEFFFKEHGAAAMEYALLLSLIGMIVIGIFQALGSNLFDGLSALDHVFVSTQFKDDLLHHP
- a CDS encoding PAS domain S-box protein, whose product is MVTVLILSLSVFVLIGLYSEAVEDEKNRLTHLTSIYVHYLEGMTQLTPGWDEGAMPQEFFANRIQQEFDSLRDQHHFGQTGEVLLVRRHENGGQRSSQFQLDLSVDSRPQILPDSRGNRVLLAYQPLKGLPLGVIAKINIQEIQFLYFLGGGAIGILEVGFMMVVGFILVQGKNASRQQWPKDREKIRGVVVSEGEGIVTFNEYGKIETFNETAEAMFFWQASEVIGRPFRSLVVPPEQDVWDLFVVSYGQLTVERIGGLRKEFKAQKKDGTVFPLSLTLSESPLAGQRLFTALLRDETEQKLAERRLAAQYAIARVLADCTTIQQATPEILQAVCKSLGWQVGVLWQVKPGTKILFCVEVWRTSHERFSEFVTVTQSMSFSKGVGLPGRIWETGTPIWIPDAVKDPNFPRAPMAAQAGLHAAFAFPIRLGETILGVMEFFSREIQEPDEPLLHQMVSVGSQIGQFMQRKEAEMALRESEERTRLILDTALDAVVTLDELGYVIGWNSQAERMFGWSREEIIGQQVVTTIIPPKYREAYPQGIQHYITSEVSAILNKRIELSGLHRDGHEFPLELAISAVQSQGKTIVSGFLRDLTERRQTEEALLKSEEQRRQAQKMEAIGTLAGGIAHDFNNILSAIIGYTELAMTQIGVGSPVLPRLQEVLRAGYRAKNLVRQILTFSRRDESGKKVMHLQPIVREALNLLRASLPSTISLHAELQPSTAPVLADATQIHQVVMNLGANAEYAMRPMGGRLMVTLEEVAVDETTASLVQGLHAGLYIRLNVTDSGQGMSPSVTKRIFDPFFTTKDVGEGTGMGLAVIHGVVTSHGGVIRVDSRKGQGTTFTIYFPCSSLPVEVQQVQSTFSSNCKKGTVIFVDDEVSIAKWAKDMLENMGYRVVVFTNGPEALQAFKENPDQFDVLVTDQTMPGMTGEFLARQVMSIRPGFPVILCSGFSYTMNKDKALSMGFRAYLAKPVLMGDMEQALQVALTPSLPH
- a CDS encoding Fur family transcriptional regulator — its product is MTRTRQAVLALLQRTRQPISATEIFEQLHQEKVAIDLVTVYRTLHVLKDLGLVLQLDLHQEGLARYELKEGREHHHHIRCQICGQIEDLLLCPLKKVTKLIEQRTQFIVDDHTLEFTGLCPQCQ
- a CDS encoding OmpA family protein; the encoded protein is MFVRFLGILMMCATWGCESLSMTHQSADVLTPGPPPATLTSLSPRETEDSSSLAQRMSIPQGPKTGITQEKSQVDPFPTVYFPFDSWEISSDVQDRLDATASWMNRFPNYELIIEGHTDVRGTESYNMVLGVRRAKAVKEYLANLGISRKRLDVVSFGNTLVLCEVDDEHQCHQFNRRADLLLE
- a CDS encoding MerC domain-containing protein, whose translation is MIKTLGPRLSKAGSIASLVCAVHCAVTPLALLALPVIAAHSWDGLDGIIGAFWADTTEWMFLGVIALLAGFGLLATYPRHRDSRPALLTACGLVVLMTAHLLIESGGGLEIILDVTGASMIAMAGFWNRRLCHHLGCHTHEHTHETSGSKIQPLPDLSSNS